One region of Bacillota bacterium genomic DNA includes:
- the eno gene encoding phosphopyruvate hydratase: MSTIADVYAREILDSRGNPTIEVDVYLEDGTLGRAAIPSGASTGAYEAVELRDDDAGRYLGKGVTKAVDNVNTVIAPELVGLDALDQVGIDQLLIELDGTPNKGKLGANAILGVSLAVAKAGANFVGLPLYQYIGGVNAKELPVPMMNILNGGKHADNNVDLQEFMVVPAGATTFAESLRMGVEVYHHLKSVLKKKGLSTSVGDEGGFAPNLKSNEEALEVIVEAITKAGYKPGEDIYLAIDVAANELYKEGKYVLAGAGITRTADEMIEFYARLVDQFPIVTIEDGLAEDDWEGWKKLTERLGKKIQLVGDDIFVTNMERLGKGIELGVANSILIKVNQIGTLTETLDCIEMAKRAGYTTIISHRSGETEDSTIADIAVATNAGQIKTGAPSRTDRVAKYNQLLRIEEELDMIARFRGRKVIHGHR; encoded by the coding sequence ATGAGTACAATCGCAGATGTTTATGCGCGGGAGATTCTGGATTCGCGCGGCAATCCAACAATTGAGGTGGATGTTTACCTGGAGGACGGGACACTGGGTCGGGCCGCGATCCCATCTGGTGCTTCGACCGGCGCTTATGAAGCTGTCGAACTGCGTGACGATGATGCCGGGCGATATCTGGGCAAGGGAGTAACCAAGGCCGTGGATAACGTGAACACCGTTATTGCGCCGGAGTTGGTGGGATTGGATGCGCTGGACCAGGTGGGAATTGACCAACTCTTGATTGAACTGGATGGGACCCCCAACAAAGGCAAGCTGGGAGCCAACGCTATCCTGGGGGTTTCGCTGGCGGTGGCCAAAGCCGGCGCGAACTTCGTGGGCTTGCCCTTGTACCAGTACATTGGGGGGGTTAACGCCAAGGAATTGCCTGTGCCGATGATGAACATCCTCAATGGGGGGAAACACGCTGACAACAACGTTGACCTGCAAGAGTTTATGGTGGTCCCAGCCGGCGCGACGACGTTTGCCGAATCCCTGCGGATGGGGGTGGAGGTCTACCACCACCTGAAGAGTGTTTTGAAAAAGAAAGGTTTGAGCACCTCAGTGGGGGATGAAGGTGGGTTTGCTCCTAATCTTAAATCGAACGAAGAGGCCCTGGAAGTTATCGTTGAAGCGATTACTAAAGCGGGTTACAAGCCAGGGGAAGATATTTATCTGGCGATAGACGTTGCGGCGAACGAATTGTACAAAGAAGGTAAATATGTTCTGGCTGGGGCAGGGATCACCCGTACTGCGGACGAAATGATTGAATTCTACGCCCGTTTGGTTGACCAGTTCCCGATCGTCACCATTGAGGATGGGCTGGCGGAAGACGACTGGGAGGGGTGGAAGAAGCTTACTGAACGCCTCGGCAAGAAGATTCAACTGGTCGGTGATGATATTTTCGTGACCAATATGGAACGGCTGGGTAAGGGAATCGAACTGGGTGTTGCCAACAGTATCCTGATTAAAGTCAACCAGATTGGCACCCTGACCGAAACCCTGGACTGCATTGAGATGGCCAAACGCGCCGGCTATACCACCATTATTTCCCACCGCTCCGGGGAAACGGAAGACTCTACCATTGCAGACATCGCGGTGGCTACCAATGCCGGGCAGATTAAAACCGGCGCACCGTCGCGAACAGACCGGGTGGCCAAGTACAATCAGTTGCTGCGAATCGAGGAAGAACTCGATATGATCGCCCGGTTTAGAGGGCGGAAGGTTATCCATGGACACAGGTAG
- a CDS encoding HDIG domain-containing protein — MMREEALQLLMEHVHNQNLLKHMYACEAVMRRLARHFGEDEELWGLAGLLHDIDYDRTKDDPERHSLQGAAILAEHGFPEVLTYAVKTHNDRHGLVRKSLIDKALYATDPVTGLIVAGALIRPEKKLAAIDVPFLLNRMAEKSFARGANREQIKSCSELGLSLEEFLGLALEAMQGIATELGL; from the coding sequence ATGATGCGGGAAGAAGCACTACAGCTCTTAATGGAGCATGTGCACAACCAGAATTTATTAAAGCACATGTATGCATGTGAGGCGGTAATGCGTCGTTTGGCCCGTCATTTTGGGGAAGATGAGGAACTGTGGGGACTGGCGGGGCTCCTCCACGATATTGATTATGACCGGACTAAGGACGACCCCGAGCGACATAGTTTGCAAGGCGCAGCGATTCTAGCTGAGCACGGCTTTCCCGAGGTCCTGACTTATGCTGTCAAAACCCATAACGATCGGCATGGGCTGGTGCGGAAAAGTTTAATTGACAAGGCTCTATACGCGACTGACCCTGTAACGGGTCTGATTGTGGCCGGGGCGTTAATCCGTCCGGAGAAGAAACTGGCGGCGATTGATGTGCCGTTCTTGCTCAACCGGATGGCAGAGAAGTCTTTCGCTCGAGGGGCTAACCGCGAACAGATCAAATCATGCAGCGAGCTCGGCCTTTCTCTAGAGGAGTTTTTGGGTTTAGCTCTAGAGGCGATGCAGGGTATCGCCACCGAACTGGGCCTGTGA
- a CDS encoding 2,3-bisphosphoglycerate-independent phosphoglycerate mutase → MILDGWGESSSHQGNAITLAQIPNYHRLKQEYPYTTLEASGEAVGLPGGQMGNSEVGHLNIGAGRVVYQELTRIDRAIKSGEFFANPVLIAAMDQVAQKKTALHLMGLLSDGGVHSHIEHLFALLKMAKERGLTRVWVHTFLDGRDVPPANAQEYIDALEARMRTLGVGAIATVMGRFYAMDRDKRWERVEKAYDAMVRGQGVHQATFAQVAVQQSYERRVTDEFVEPTVIVDEQGKPRATVQDGDAIIFFNFRADRAREITRAFVDRDFDGFKRQKWPRTHYVCMTQYDVQIQAPVAFPPQNLENTLGEVLAKHGLKQLRIAETEKYAHVTFFFNGGVEEPNPGEDRILIPSPKVATYNLKPEMSALEVTERVIREIEADRYDVIILNYANPDMVGHTGILDAAVQAITVVDQCLGQVVEAVLARGGKVMITADHGNVEEMIDPKTGQPHTAHTLGRVPFILVDPERRQVKLRSGALEDIAPTILQLLGIPKPAEMTGESLIIAGLTEQPAAK, encoded by the coding sequence ATGATTTTAGACGGGTGGGGAGAAAGTTCTTCCCATCAAGGAAATGCCATTACGCTGGCCCAGATCCCTAATTACCACCGCTTGAAACAAGAGTATCCTTATACCACCTTAGAGGCCTCGGGCGAAGCGGTTGGCTTGCCCGGCGGTCAAATGGGCAACTCGGAAGTTGGTCATTTAAACATCGGGGCCGGCCGGGTGGTCTACCAGGAGTTGACCCGCATCGACCGGGCGATTAAAAGCGGTGAGTTTTTTGCCAACCCGGTCTTGATCGCGGCGATGGATCAGGTAGCCCAGAAAAAAACGGCTTTGCATTTAATGGGATTACTCTCGGATGGTGGTGTCCACAGCCATATTGAACACCTCTTCGCGCTGCTGAAAATGGCGAAAGAACGCGGTTTAACCCGGGTTTGGGTACACACCTTCCTGGATGGACGGGATGTGCCCCCCGCTAACGCCCAGGAATATATTGATGCTTTAGAGGCAAGAATGCGCACACTTGGTGTGGGAGCGATCGCCACGGTGATGGGTCGCTTCTACGCCATGGACCGGGACAAACGGTGGGAACGGGTGGAAAAAGCTTACGACGCGATGGTCCGGGGGCAGGGTGTTCATCAGGCGACTTTTGCCCAGGTCGCCGTCCAGCAATCGTACGAGCGACGGGTGACCGACGAGTTTGTGGAACCAACAGTGATTGTTGATGAGCAAGGTAAGCCACGGGCGACGGTGCAGGACGGTGATGCGATTATCTTTTTTAACTTTCGGGCCGACCGGGCCAGGGAAATCACGCGGGCGTTTGTTGACCGGGATTTTGACGGGTTTAAGCGCCAAAAATGGCCGCGGACCCACTATGTGTGTATGACCCAGTACGATGTGCAGATCCAGGCCCCGGTGGCTTTTCCTCCGCAGAACCTGGAAAACACCCTGGGCGAGGTTTTGGCCAAGCACGGGCTGAAACAACTGCGGATCGCGGAAACCGAAAAATATGCCCACGTCACGTTCTTTTTCAACGGCGGGGTGGAAGAGCCAAACCCGGGCGAAGACCGCATCCTCATTCCCTCACCAAAAGTAGCCACATATAATCTTAAGCCTGAGATGAGTGCCCTTGAGGTTACTGAACGGGTCATTCGAGAAATCGAGGCTGACCGCTATGATGTTATCATTTTAAATTACGCCAATCCCGACATGGTGGGACACACCGGGATATTAGACGCCGCGGTACAGGCGATTACGGTGGTCGACCAGTGTCTTGGCCAGGTTGTCGAAGCGGTGCTGGCCAGGGGAGGCAAGGTAATGATTACGGCTGACCACGGTAATGTTGAGGAAATGATTGACCCAAAAACAGGGCAGCCTCATACGGCCCATACCCTGGGGCGGGTGCCATTTATTCTGGTTGATCCTGAACGTCGTCAAGTTAAACTTAGGAGCGGCGCTCTGGAGGACATTGCACCAACAATCCTCCAGCTGCTGGGGATCCCCAAACCAGCCGAGATGACGGGTGAGTCGCTGATCATCGCGGGTTTGACCGAACAGCCGGCGGCAAAATAG
- a CDS encoding GGDEF domain-containing protein, with product MFKTPAPGFTWRFCFFRGDFLIYAATGIKELDEELERMYGAKIIYYRQAFMEPEIGKDGDIAIISPRLQGEDRDLVQVIYTVRKKNVRVILLTGGDEELAAKCVAFGVYDILGGSSVDLYELKEVIDNPRRFGDLDVEPQVTFQKADARPQDERQSMLGRLKGKIFNRPAKPEKKNRAKTKKSTFHLKNLFRRSREDPVEVKWMLLGEQDALTGLLKREAAAQYPDCQAAMFCDLDGFKKVNDTYGHAVGDRVLAEFARTLKKCVRADDPVVRWGGDEFVVLFSTLEEAERTAGRVKSTWENNMVARQYNVSVSIGLGEGPGPLEAAAAADREMYRVKHGGQPAAEARVAVVSQDALICNDC from the coding sequence ATGTTCAAAACTCCGGCGCCGGGATTTACCTGGCGCTTTTGTTTTTTCAGGGGTGATTTTTTGATCTACGCAGCGACAGGCATCAAAGAACTGGACGAAGAATTGGAACGCATGTACGGGGCAAAAATAATCTACTACCGCCAGGCATTTATGGAACCCGAAATCGGCAAAGACGGCGACATCGCGATAATTTCCCCACGGCTCCAGGGAGAAGACCGGGACTTAGTACAGGTGATATATACGGTGCGGAAGAAAAACGTCCGGGTCATCCTGCTGACAGGCGGCGACGAAGAGTTGGCCGCGAAGTGCGTGGCGTTCGGTGTGTACGACATCCTAGGCGGCAGCAGCGTTGACCTGTATGAACTGAAAGAAGTCATCGACAACCCGAGGCGGTTCGGCGACCTGGACGTTGAGCCGCAGGTCACATTTCAGAAAGCGGACGCGCGTCCGCAGGATGAAAGGCAGAGCATGCTGGGCAGGCTGAAAGGCAAAATTTTCAACAGGCCGGCAAAACCCGAAAAGAAAAACCGGGCAAAAACAAAGAAATCAACCTTTCATCTGAAAAACCTGTTCCGCAGAAGCAGGGAAGATCCCGTAGAAGTTAAATGGATGCTGTTAGGAGAACAGGACGCGCTGACTGGTTTGCTCAAACGCGAAGCGGCCGCGCAGTACCCGGACTGCCAGGCGGCCATGTTCTGCGACCTGGACGGCTTCAAAAAAGTGAACGACACCTACGGCCACGCCGTCGGCGACCGGGTGCTGGCTGAATTTGCCCGTACGTTGAAAAAGTGCGTCAGGGCAGACGACCCGGTGGTCCGCTGGGGCGGGGACGAGTTTGTCGTGCTGTTTTCGACATTGGAAGAAGCCGAGCGCACGGCCGGGAGGGTCAAAAGCACCTGGGAAAACAATATGGTCGCCAGGCAGTACAATGTTTCGGTGAGCATTGGTTTGGGAGAAGGGCCGGGCCCGCTGGAAGCGGCAGCGGCAGCCGACCGGGAGATGTACCGCGTAAAGCACGGCGGGCAGCCGGCGGCGGAGGCCCGGGTCGCGGTGGTCAGCCAGGATGCGCTGATCTGTAACGATTGTTGA
- the rnr gene encoding ribonuclease R: MTREEILAYMRKSTYKPMTIEELLEVLPIRDTKKFLKLLAEMEVAGDVVLTRTGKYGLPERMNLVVGRLQGHAKGFAFLLPDQPGLSDVYIKGEDLNGAMHNDRVVVRLYTGLREVRRPEGEVIRILERANTKIVGTFDAGKYVGFVVPDDPRIAHDIFIQPGNKQQAKSGDKVVVEITQWPGKRRLPEGKICEVLGPKGAPGVDILSIIRKYDLPEAFPPEVEREAARIPDHVRAEEMIGRRDLRGLKMVTIDGEDAKDLDDAVSLEMLPNGNYHLGVHIADVSYYVKPGSALDKEALRRGTSVYLVDRVVPMLPPKLSNGICSLNPQVDRLAMSVFMEIDHTPQVVKYEIVPSVIHINERMTYTNVKRILVDQDPELLQRYDYLVDDFRHMEELCRLLQRRRVARGSIDFDFPESKAILDEYGKTLEIVRYPRSIADQIIEEFMLMANEVVAQHLHRLGVPALYRVHEPPALDKIVELNETLHAFGYHIKIINNEVHPRTIQEIIQKVEGRPEQRVVQTLTLRSMKHARYAAEPLGHFGLAVGDYTHFTSPIRRYPDLIVHRVLKEVLPTGKISARKKAALAKLMPAYAEQTSARELVAEEVERETIELKKVEYMQGFVGEVMEGIVSSVVPFGMFVELENLVEGLVHVSTMADDYYQFIEKPPALLGEHTKKTYKIGDLVKVKLVRVDVEQRQIDFELVTEEGTERVWPRETVVELGPERKKTKKTGQKKTSQAMGVNKGRGRGKKESVPLHEQSSPESSTAGKMRRGRKGTRRRS, encoded by the coding sequence GTGACCAGAGAAGAGATCCTGGCCTATATGCGGAAAAGTACGTACAAACCGATGACAATAGAAGAATTGCTCGAAGTGCTGCCTATAAGAGACACTAAGAAGTTTCTAAAGCTCTTGGCTGAGATGGAAGTGGCGGGGGACGTGGTGCTAACCAGAACCGGCAAGTACGGCCTCCCAGAACGAATGAACCTGGTGGTCGGTCGGCTGCAGGGCCACGCGAAGGGATTTGCTTTCCTGCTGCCAGACCAACCGGGTCTAAGCGATGTCTACATTAAAGGAGAAGATTTGAACGGGGCGATGCATAACGACCGGGTGGTGGTGCGTTTATATACTGGCCTTCGCGAGGTCCGGCGGCCGGAAGGAGAAGTAATTCGTATCCTGGAACGGGCCAACACCAAAATTGTTGGCACGTTTGACGCAGGTAAATACGTCGGCTTTGTGGTGCCCGATGATCCCCGGATCGCTCATGACATTTTTATTCAGCCAGGTAATAAACAGCAGGCGAAAAGCGGTGACAAGGTAGTAGTAGAAATCACCCAGTGGCCGGGGAAGCGCCGCCTGCCGGAAGGGAAAATATGCGAGGTCCTCGGACCGAAGGGCGCGCCGGGGGTCGACATCCTGTCGATTATCCGCAAGTATGATTTGCCGGAGGCTTTCCCGCCGGAAGTTGAGCGGGAAGCGGCCAGGATTCCTGACCACGTTCGAGCCGAAGAAATGATCGGGCGGCGCGACCTGCGGGGGTTGAAGATGGTGACCATTGATGGAGAAGACGCCAAGGACCTGGATGATGCTGTCTCGCTGGAGATGTTGCCTAACGGCAATTATCATCTGGGCGTGCACATCGCTGACGTCAGCTACTATGTCAAGCCAGGAAGCGCCCTGGATAAGGAGGCCCTACGGCGAGGAACGAGCGTCTATCTGGTCGACCGGGTGGTGCCGATGCTGCCGCCTAAATTATCCAATGGAATCTGCAGCCTCAACCCACAGGTCGACCGACTGGCCATGTCAGTGTTCATGGAGATCGACCACACCCCACAAGTAGTTAAATATGAGATCGTCCCTTCCGTCATCCACATCAATGAGCGGATGACCTACACCAATGTTAAGCGGATCCTGGTTGATCAGGACCCGGAACTTCTCCAGCGTTACGATTATCTGGTAGATGACTTCCGGCATATGGAGGAATTATGCCGTCTCCTGCAACGGAGGCGAGTAGCCCGAGGCTCGATTGATTTTGATTTTCCCGAGAGCAAAGCGATCCTGGATGAATATGGAAAAACCCTGGAGATAGTTCGGTATCCGCGGTCAATTGCGGACCAGATCATTGAAGAATTCATGTTGATGGCCAATGAAGTGGTAGCCCAGCACCTCCATCGGCTCGGGGTACCGGCGCTTTACCGCGTCCACGAGCCACCGGCGTTGGATAAGATCGTTGAATTAAACGAGACCCTGCACGCCTTTGGATATCATATCAAGATCATTAACAATGAAGTGCATCCCCGGACGATCCAGGAGATCATCCAGAAAGTGGAGGGACGCCCGGAACAGCGGGTAGTGCAGACCCTGACCCTGCGCTCGATGAAGCACGCCCGTTATGCTGCTGAACCGTTAGGTCACTTCGGCCTGGCGGTTGGTGATTACACCCACTTCACCTCTCCGATCCGGCGCTATCCTGACCTGATCGTCCACCGAGTCTTAAAGGAAGTATTGCCGACTGGAAAGATAAGCGCCAGGAAGAAGGCGGCCCTGGCCAAATTGATGCCGGCTTATGCGGAACAGACTTCGGCTCGAGAATTAGTGGCGGAAGAGGTGGAGCGGGAAACGATCGAACTTAAGAAGGTCGAGTACATGCAGGGCTTTGTGGGAGAGGTTATGGAAGGGATCGTCTCCAGTGTCGTGCCCTTCGGCATGTTTGTGGAATTGGAAAATCTGGTCGAGGGGCTGGTCCACGTTTCCACCATGGCCGATGATTATTACCAGTTTATTGAGAAACCGCCGGCTTTGCTCGGCGAACACACCAAAAAGACATATAAGATCGGGGACCTGGTCAAGGTGAAACTGGTCCGCGTTGATGTTGAACAAAGACAGATTGATTTTGAGTTGGTGACTGAAGAGGGTACCGAGAGGGTTTGGCCGCGTGAGACGGTGGTTGAACTGGGCCCAGAACGAAAGAAGACGAAAAAAACGGGACAGAAAAAAACGAGTCAGGCCATGGGAGTAAATAAGGGGCGCGGAAGAGGTAAGAAGGAGAGTGTGCCCCTCCATGAGCAATCAAGCCCCGAGAGCTCTACAGCAGGAAAGATGCGCCGTGGTCGTAAGGGAACACGCCGCCGCAGCTGA
- a CDS encoding SH3 domain-containing protein, whose product MPKLTVQLMLFILLTCFLIVTKPITALAANQVNFTIGSRQYTVNGQRFNMDVAPYIKNGRTFLPVRYVATALGIPESGIIWDNKERAVKLVTSELEATLFIGKKEMLLKKSQATQSGSFSVVTMDVSPEITNDRTMLPLRWIAEVFGVQVDWEASTSTVYLSTLPDESSDVSNPQLLAVVTGSVVNIRSGPDLTADIITTVKQGTTLTICGQEGDWYQIIYSGKKGYIAASLVSIQKPVQPSRGSSGSDNGTSTSAIKGKLIVIDPGHGGTDPGAIGVTGLKEKDFNLDVALRLSQLLNRLGAKVVMTRTEDVYIPLEERPAVANKLGADVFVSIHANASTNPQANGTTTYYHVNTTDSLPASLSKASAQLAECVQQALVQTLQLNDQGSKTDPGKGFVVLRESQVPAILIEAAFLSNKSDEALLKKDDFREKVAEGIMTGLIEYFSESRSSK is encoded by the coding sequence ATGCCAAAACTAACTGTTCAATTAATGTTATTCATCCTTTTGACCTGTTTTCTGATCGTAACGAAGCCGATCACAGCATTAGCCGCCAATCAAGTGAACTTCACTATCGGTTCCCGGCAGTATACAGTAAATGGGCAGCGTTTCAACATGGATGTGGCTCCCTATATTAAAAATGGACGCACTTTCCTACCAGTCAGGTATGTGGCCACAGCCCTGGGCATCCCTGAATCTGGGATTATCTGGGACAATAAGGAGCGGGCTGTTAAACTGGTTACGTCTGAGTTAGAAGCAACTCTCTTCATAGGGAAAAAAGAGATGCTCCTGAAGAAAAGTCAAGCCACCCAGTCAGGGAGTTTTTCTGTTGTTACCATGGATGTATCGCCTGAGATTACCAATGATCGAACAATGCTGCCATTACGCTGGATTGCTGAGGTGTTTGGTGTTCAAGTCGACTGGGAAGCCAGCACCAGTACCGTTTATCTTTCTACTTTGCCGGACGAGTCATCCGATGTTTCCAATCCACAACTCCTGGCCGTGGTTACAGGCTCAGTGGTGAACATCCGTAGCGGGCCAGATCTCACAGCTGACATCATAACCACCGTGAAACAGGGTACCACCTTAACCATTTGTGGTCAGGAAGGCGACTGGTACCAGATAATTTATTCAGGGAAAAAAGGCTATATCGCCGCCTCCCTGGTTTCTATCCAAAAACCAGTTCAACCGTCGCGGGGCAGTTCGGGCAGTGATAATGGAACCTCAACATCTGCCATTAAAGGGAAATTAATTGTCATTGACCCCGGCCACGGAGGCACTGACCCCGGCGCAATTGGTGTTACTGGGCTGAAAGAAAAAGATTTTAATCTTGATGTCGCCTTACGGCTTTCCCAGCTATTGAACAGATTGGGAGCAAAAGTGGTTATGACCAGAACCGAGGATGTCTATATCCCGTTAGAAGAACGGCCGGCTGTGGCTAATAAGCTGGGAGCTGACGTTTTCGTGAGTATTCACGCGAATGCCAGCACCAACCCGCAAGCTAACGGCACAACTACTTACTACCATGTCAATACCACCGATTCATTACCGGCATCACTAAGCAAAGCAAGTGCTCAACTGGCTGAATGCGTTCAACAGGCCCTGGTGCAGACACTTCAATTAAATGATCAAGGAAGCAAAACTGACCCGGGGAAAGGATTTGTAGTCCTCAGGGAAAGCCAGGTGCCGGCAATCTTAATTGAAGCAGCATTTTTGTCCAATAAGTCTGATGAAGCCTTGTTGAAAAAAGATGATTTTCGGGAAAAAGTCGCGGAAGGGATCATGACGGGGTTGATCGAGTATTTTTCAGAATCCAGAAGCTCAAAGTAG
- the secG gene encoding preprotein translocase subunit SecG, producing MKTLFLVLQVVSSLGLIATVLLQSGKSAGLSGTIAGGAETIFGKKKGIDDLLNKISTVLAVVFLVLTLAVSLL from the coding sequence ATGAAAACCTTGTTCTTGGTTTTGCAGGTTGTGTCCTCATTGGGATTGATCGCTACGGTGCTGCTTCAATCTGGTAAGAGTGCTGGGCTTTCCGGCACGATTGCTGGTGGGGCCGAAACGATTTTTGGCAAGAAGAAAGGGATCGATGACCTGCTCAACAAGATATCCACTGTGCTGGCGGTGGTTTTCTTGGTTCTAACACTGGCTGTTTCGTTGCTCTAG
- the smpB gene encoding SsrA-binding protein SmpB, with translation MQAVPKKDGVKVVAENRRARHDYFIEETYEAGLVLTGTEVKSLRAGKANLKDSYAKVEDGEAFLYNLHISPYEQGNRFNHDPLRTRKLLLNKSEINRLFGKTQQQGLTLVPLKLYFKRGRAKLELALARGKKLHDKREDIAERDARREIQRAIRDRERA, from the coding sequence ATGCAGGCAGTTCCCAAAAAAGACGGGGTGAAGGTCGTGGCCGAGAACCGCCGGGCTAGACACGACTATTTTATCGAGGAAACTTATGAAGCTGGCCTGGTCTTGACCGGGACGGAGGTCAAATCTCTCCGGGCTGGAAAAGCGAATCTCAAAGACAGTTACGCGAAAGTGGAAGATGGGGAAGCGTTTCTGTATAATCTGCATATCAGTCCCTATGAACAGGGAAATCGGTTTAACCATGACCCGCTGCGAACGCGCAAGCTCCTGCTAAACAAGTCGGAGATCAACCGGCTTTTCGGAAAGACTCAGCAGCAGGGGTTAACTTTGGTCCCCCTGAAACTATATTTCAAGCGGGGACGGGCGAAGCTGGAATTAGCCCTGGCCCGCGGGAAAAAACTGCACGATAAACGTGAGGATATTGCTGAACGTGATGCCCGCCGGGAGATCCAGCGCGCAATACGAGATCGCGAAAGGGCCTAA
- a CDS encoding type II toxin-antitoxin system HicB family antitoxin → MKDLNYYLNLNYEIKLRQLTEEEGGGWFAEIPLLPGCMSDGETAEEAIKNLIDAKNCWIETALELGRPIPEPFADDDYSGQLRVRMPKSLHRVLAEKAREEKVSLNQFIVYQLAKGVGHSTKP, encoded by the coding sequence ACTTAAACCTGAACTATGAAATAAAACTCAGACAGCTTACCGAAGAAGAAGGCGGCGGTTGGTTTGCTGAAATTCCGCTTCTCCCCGGATGTATGTCCGATGGTGAAACAGCCGAGGAAGCAATTAAGAACCTAATCGACGCGAAAAATTGTTGGATCGAGACCGCCCTTGAACTGGGACGGCCTATACCAGAACCGTTTGCAGACGATGATTATTCCGGTCAATTGCGAGTCAGAATGCCCAAATCCCTCCACCGCGTTCTGGCCGAAAAAGCTCGAGAAGAAAAGGTAAGTTTGAATCAGTTTATTGTCTATCAGTTAGCCAAGGGAGTGGGACACTCTACAAAACCATAG
- a CDS encoding AAA family ATPase, translated as MYEQQKTGNPVMSMLIWMFTTGWPVGLGVFLLGITKASTLGWTLLWISIIGGYTFKYWGYITGRAELGPQAFAVDYIIASICRHWLIPLSITIAYLFTDGLHIVRDPDTGMMLIGFLTGAGICADIFWWQKKRQEIGQRILMAHQNQNQQKPALQKPTFCEVYRPPRDPNALNQVVGLDEAKTLMVEAVHLILNTEEGQKMKAYGLTPPKGILLYGPPGTGKTSFARATAAYFGLPFIVVNASAVCGSLVGQTEHNVRTVFNLAKQIAPCIVFWDEIDAVGKMRTGGDSNTPSQLALNVLLTELDGFQPLNRVVFIAATNRRDILDQALLRPGRFDRHIYVDLPDYPARQKLFRMYLSRRPVQMAQEDVDCLAKITEGRSPAEIAAAVTEAARLAYRENQPVTRRHVEEVLRGEEGKV; from the coding sequence ATGTATGAGCAGCAAAAAACCGGCAACCCTGTCATGAGTATGCTGATATGGATGTTCACCACTGGCTGGCCGGTCGGGTTGGGCGTGTTTTTGCTCGGTATAACTAAAGCAAGCACTCTGGGCTGGACGCTGCTGTGGATAAGCATAATCGGCGGGTACACATTTAAATACTGGGGTTACATCACCGGCCGCGCGGAACTCGGCCCGCAGGCATTTGCGGTTGATTATATCATCGCGTCCATTTGCCGCCACTGGCTGATACCGTTGTCCATCACCATCGCCTATCTCTTTACTGATGGTTTGCATATCGTGCGCGACCCGGACACGGGCATGATGCTGATCGGCTTTTTAACAGGGGCCGGTATCTGCGCCGACATCTTCTGGTGGCAGAAGAAGCGCCAGGAGATCGGGCAGCGCATATTAATGGCCCATCAGAACCAAAACCAGCAAAAACCGGCTTTGCAGAAACCGACTTTTTGCGAAGTGTACCGCCCGCCCCGCGATCCGAACGCTTTAAACCAGGTGGTTGGTTTAGACGAAGCCAAAACGCTGATGGTGGAAGCGGTGCATTTGATTTTAAACACCGAAGAAGGCCAGAAGATGAAAGCCTACGGACTGACCCCGCCGAAAGGGATTCTTCTCTACGGCCCGCCGGGGACCGGGAAGACGTCGTTTGCCAGGGCGACCGCCGCGTACTTCGGTTTGCCGTTCATCGTGGTCAACGCTTCAGCGGTCTGCGGCAGTTTGGTCGGGCAGACAGAGCATAACGTCCGGACGGTATTCAACCTGGCGAAACAAATCGCTCCCTGCATAGTCTTCTGGGACGAGATCGACGCGGTGGGTAAGATGAGGACCGGGGGAGACAGCAACACACCTTCCCAGCTGGCGCTAAACGTTCTGCTGACTGAACTGGACGGCTTCCAACCGTTGAACAGAGTCGTCTTCATCGCCGCGACCAACCGCCGGGATATTCTGGACCAGGCCCTGCTGCGCCCGGGAAGGTTTGACCGGCACATCTACGTCGACCTGCCTGATTATCCGGCCAGACAGAAACTGTTCAGGATGTATTTATCCCGACGCCCGGTCCAAATGGCCCAGGAAGATGTTGACTGCCTTGCAAAGATAACCGAAGGCAGGTCGCCGGCTGAAATTGCCGCTGCCGTTACCGAAGCCGCCAGGCTTGCGTACAGGGAAAATCAGCCGGTGACACGACGGCATGTGGAAGAAGTGCTGCGCGGAGAGGAAGGAAAAGTATGA